From the Syntrophorhabdaceae bacterium genome, the window TCACCGAATTCGGCATGTTTGTCGGCATCGGCAACGGTATCGACGGACTTGTCCATATGTCGGAGCTCTCCTGGTCGCGAAGAAAAAAGACATCACAGGACCAGTTCAAGAAAGGCGCCACCATCGACGCGCTCGTCCTCAATATCGACAAGGTCCAGAAGAAATTCTCGCTCAGCATCAAACGTCTCAAGGAAGACCCCTGGAAAGGGGTGGCAAGCCGTTATTCGACAGGTGACGTGGTGGACGGTCATATCACCAGCATTACCGATTTCGGTGTATTCGTCGAGATAGAAGAGGGGATCGAAGGCCTCATCCATATCTCGGAGATGGATGAGCTCCAGGGAAAACAGCCCTCCGAGGTCTTCACCCTCGATGACAAGATACAGGCGGCCATTCTCAATATAGACGAAAAGGAAAAGAGGATTGCGCTCAGCACCAGAGTGCTCAGGAAGAGGGAGAACCGGACCCCCACGGAGACACGAGTGGAGAACACGGGTGCTTTCTCCACTCTGGGCGACATTCTTGAGCCTGCCATGAAGAAGAACAACGGCGAAAATACAGATTGATCAGAAGGAAGGAAGAAGAATGACCATCAGCCAGGATTTGCTTGAGATCCTCTGTTGTCCCAAATGTAAAGGCGACCTTGCCTTGACGGCTTCCCAGGAAGGGCTTGCCTGCGCTTCCTGCGGTCTTCTTTATCCCATACGGGACGGCATTCCCGTAATGCTCATCGAGGAAGCCCTGCCGATCAAACCCGATGATCTGAAATAGGTTGGTTTGATAGCAGACATCGTCATTATCGCCTTTATAAAAGCACTGCAATGCTGCCTTATGGCCCTGCCCGAGAGTGCCCGACTGGGCACAGGCAGGTGGTTCGGAAGGATTGGCTTCACTATTCTGAGAAGACGCCGGAATATCGCCATCTCCAATATACAGAGGGCCTTCCCCGAGATATCCCGCGATGAGGCCAGGGGTATTGCCCTGAGCTGCTTTCAAAAGCTCGGCACCAACATGATCGAACTGATCCTCGTCCCCTTTCTTCCCCCCGACGAGGTACCCCAAAGGTTCTCCCTTGAACCAAAGCACATCGTTGAGGGAACCCTCGCAGCAGGACGGGGCGTGATCGCACTCACCTTTCACTTCGGGAACTGGGAGATCATGGGAATTACATCAAAGCTTCTCAACCAGCCCGTGGTCGCACTGGCGAGACCCCTTAAGAAACATGCCCGGCTGAACACCTTCCTCAATCGCCTCAGGGAATCGACGGGCCTCACCATCATCGTCAACGCCAACACCGCGAGGGAGGTCATGCGCCTCCTCAAGAAGAACGCCATCATTGCCATCCTGGGCGATCAGCGGGAGAAGAGGTCCCGGGGTGTTTTCGTCGACTTCTTCGGCCAGAAGGTCCCCACATCGAAAGGCACCGCCATGATCGCGATGAAGACAGGTTGCCAGGTAGTCCCCTGCTACCCCGTGCGCAAGGGGTTTCTGCGCTACA encodes:
- a CDS encoding Trm112 family protein, encoding MTISQDLLEILCCPKCKGDLALTASQEGLACASCGLLYPIRDGIPVMLIEEALPIKPDDLK
- a CDS encoding lysophospholipid acyltransferase family protein; translated protein: MIADIVIIAFIKALQCCLMALPESARLGTGRWFGRIGFTILRRRRNIAISNIQRAFPEISRDEARGIALSCFQKLGTNMIELILVPFLPPDEVPQRFSLEPKHIVEGTLAAGRGVIALTFHFGNWEIMGITSKLLNQPVVALARPLKKHARLNTFLNRLRESTGLTIIVNANTAREVMRLLKKNAIIAILGDQREKRSRGVFVDFFGQKVPTSKGTAMIAMKTGCQVVPCYPVRKGFLRYTIMCGEPIVMEREGNIEDLMARNTRKINAFLEDIIRQYPDEWFWVHQRWGRKRRA